Proteins encoded within one genomic window of Streptomyces sp. NBC_00523:
- a CDS encoding aromatic acid exporter family protein — MLGSGKAAAVRERLGALTSDVRLPGRYQLVQSLKAAAAAALAWALTGWWLAAPMALMAPWAAVALVQGTVYRSLRSAVELIAMMASGTLLAAGAAAVTGNTMTAMLIALPLTVLLGNWLPVGEQGLYAPTTALFVLAYGTYSLSAVGHRLLETVVGAVVGIAVNAIVLPPVHSLHVRTLACALPRECSRLLRELSEGLVEEYDEERAERWHRAAGALPGALSDLRAARGWSTESFRFNPGHRMRRSTPSPSERWDVVWAQVGNQLLSITLTLWETASERRALPRPPGPFLEDLSTVLAAASEVCAADETTMEQGPDDACLEERAGHLTGARRALADAKRHLRGPGPDAGASLGSLVAGCQALLDDLTPGEDGSAVPAGGARTGRI; from the coding sequence GTGCTGGGGAGCGGTAAGGCGGCGGCCGTGCGGGAGCGGCTGGGGGCGCTCACCTCCGATGTACGCCTCCCCGGCCGGTACCAGCTGGTGCAGTCCCTGAAGGCCGCCGCCGCTGCCGCCCTCGCCTGGGCGCTCACGGGGTGGTGGCTGGCGGCGCCGATGGCGCTGATGGCCCCCTGGGCCGCCGTCGCCCTCGTGCAGGGAACCGTCTACCGGTCGCTGCGCTCGGCGGTCGAACTGATCGCGATGATGGCCTCCGGCACCCTGCTCGCCGCAGGCGCGGCGGCGGTCACCGGCAACACGATGACGGCCATGCTCATCGCCCTGCCGCTCACCGTGCTGCTCGGCAATTGGCTGCCGGTCGGCGAGCAGGGCCTGTACGCGCCCACCACCGCCCTGTTCGTCCTGGCCTACGGGACGTACTCGTTGTCCGCCGTCGGACACCGGTTGCTGGAAACGGTGGTGGGGGCCGTCGTCGGGATCGCGGTGAACGCGATCGTCCTGCCGCCGGTGCACTCGCTGCACGTGCGGACCCTCGCGTGCGCGCTGCCGAGGGAGTGCTCACGGCTGCTGCGCGAGCTGAGCGAGGGGCTGGTCGAGGAGTACGACGAGGAGCGGGCGGAGCGCTGGCATCGGGCCGCCGGGGCGCTGCCCGGTGCGCTCTCGGACCTCCGCGCGGCGCGCGGCTGGTCGACGGAGAGCTTCCGCTTCAACCCGGGCCACCGCATGCGCCGGAGCACCCCCTCACCCTCCGAGCGGTGGGACGTCGTCTGGGCGCAGGTGGGGAACCAGTTGCTCTCCATCACGCTGACGCTCTGGGAGACCGCGTCCGAGCGGCGCGCGCTGCCCCGCCCGCCGGGGCCGTTCCTGGAGGACCTGAGCACCGTGCTGGCCGCCGCGTCGGAGGTGTGCGCCGCGGACGAGACGACCATGGAGCAGGGGCCGGACGACGCCTGCCTGGAGGAGCGAGCCGGGCACCTGACCGGGGCCAGGCGCGCCCTGGCCGACGCCAAGCGGCATCTGCGCGGGCCGGGCCCCGACGCCGGCGCCTCGCTCGGCAGCCTGGTGGCCGGCTGCCAGGCCCTGCTCGACGACCTGACACCCGGCGAGGACGGCTCGGCGGTTCCCGCCGGCGGCGCCCGCACCGGCCGGATCTGA
- a CDS encoding molybdopterin dinucleotide binding domain-containing protein, which yields MTRTDRIAQPWGTRTPYGPGEPWPVRVDTRLADGVTPDQVERWVQSAAILHSNGDGLDIEEGDLVEVATPRGTVRAAARVSGIRDGVLFLPFHYGYWDTDGGFEPKGAGRAGNELTATAWDPVSKQPLFKTAAARLRRLGPTGTPAPAPTTTASAPVAGAAVPATTGGGAGRADEEPHAYREEIR from the coding sequence ATGACACGGACGGACCGCATCGCCCAGCCCTGGGGCACCCGCACCCCCTACGGCCCCGGTGAGCCCTGGCCCGTACGGGTGGACACCCGGCTCGCCGACGGGGTGACCCCGGACCAGGTCGAGCGGTGGGTGCAGTCGGCGGCGATCCTGCACTCCAACGGGGACGGCCTCGACATCGAGGAGGGTGACCTCGTGGAGGTCGCCACGCCGCGCGGCACGGTGCGGGCGGCGGCGCGGGTCAGCGGCATCCGGGACGGGGTGCTGTTCCTGCCGTTCCACTACGGCTACTGGGACACCGACGGCGGGTTCGAGCCGAAGGGCGCCGGGCGCGCCGGCAACGAACTGACCGCCACCGCGTGGGACCCGGTCTCCAAGCAGCCGCTGTTCAAGACGGCCGCCGCCCGGCTGCGCCGCCTCGGGCCCACCGGCACCCCCGCCCCGGCGCCCACCACCACAGCATCGGCCCCGGTGGCCGGTGCGGCCGTGCCCGCGACCACGGGCGGCGGCGCGGGCCGGGCGGACGAGGAGCCGCACGCGTACCGGGAGGAGATCCGTTGA
- a CDS encoding DUF5709 domain-containing protein, with protein MPTEARGDDVYQPQDDGQDPPNDDLDLENALGERGLDDQLDEGYSPPERPLGVDKYGTTGEEERRGESLDQRLAQEVEDVEPPDGDGIGDLDDGEGEPLEPEEGGTRSGRLSEADDVPGRRTDVYANDVGIDGGAASAEEAAVHTTDEEEDQGREG; from the coding sequence ATGCCGACAGAGGCACGTGGCGACGACGTCTACCAGCCGCAGGACGACGGCCAGGACCCGCCCAACGACGATCTCGACCTGGAGAACGCGCTCGGCGAGCGTGGCCTGGACGACCAGCTGGACGAGGGCTACTCACCGCCCGAGCGCCCCCTGGGCGTCGACAAGTACGGCACGACGGGCGAGGAGGAGCGCCGCGGCGAATCCCTCGACCAGCGCCTGGCCCAGGAGGTCGAGGACGTCGAGCCGCCGGACGGCGACGGCATCGGGGACCTGGACGACGGCGAGGGTGAGCCGCTGGAGCCGGAGGAGGGCGGGACCCGCTCGGGGCGGCTGAGCGAGGCGGACGACGTGCCGGGCCGCCGCACCGACGTCTACGCGAACGACGTGGGCATCGACGGCGGCGCGGCCTCGGCCGAGGAGGCCGCCGTCCACACCACGGACGAGGAGGAGGACCAGGGCCGGGAGGGCTGA
- a CDS encoding APC family permease, with the protein MKAPRTTPEGPDDPTSLKKDLTTWLLYFFILGDVLGAGVYVLIGEVAADAGGAVWAPLLVALCLALLTAASYAEMATKYPRAGGASHYATLAYGPFTGFLAGFCMLAAGVVSVAALARGFAGDYLSEFVTLPLVLVAVVFLLALALLNARGISESTRANAVATVIEVSGLLLVIGLGCWIVLRGDGDLSRLTDLGTESEGPVLAVLSGAVLAYYSFVGFETSVNVAEETRDPRRSYPRALFGALITAGAVYALVGAAAAAAVPTEKLAESSGPLLEVVRTAGGVPTWLFSAIALVAVANGALLTGIMSSRLAYGMARDGLLPRFLTAVLPGRRTPWAAIAATTALSLLLALTGDVSTLASTLVLLLLVVFFLVNTSLLVLRRDPGRPGHFRAPTAVPLLGAASCVGLATQIEGDVWLRGLAVLAVGAALGAVAALRLRRAD; encoded by the coding sequence GTGAAAGCTCCCCGAACCACGCCCGAGGGCCCGGACGATCCGACGAGCCTCAAGAAGGACCTCACCACCTGGCTGCTCTACTTCTTCATCCTCGGAGACGTCCTCGGCGCCGGCGTCTACGTCCTGATCGGCGAGGTCGCGGCCGATGCCGGCGGGGCCGTCTGGGCCCCCCTCCTGGTGGCCCTGTGCCTGGCCCTGCTGACCGCCGCCTCGTACGCGGAGATGGCCACGAAGTACCCGCGCGCGGGCGGCGCCTCCCACTACGCGACGCTGGCCTACGGGCCCTTCACCGGCTTCCTGGCCGGCTTCTGCATGCTGGCGGCCGGGGTGGTGTCGGTGGCGGCCCTGGCCCGGGGCTTCGCCGGTGACTATCTTTCCGAGTTCGTCACGCTGCCGCTGGTCCTGGTGGCCGTCGTCTTCCTGCTGGCGCTCGCGCTGCTCAACGCCCGGGGCATCAGCGAGTCGACACGGGCCAACGCCGTCGCCACCGTCATCGAGGTCAGCGGCCTGCTGCTGGTGATCGGACTCGGCTGCTGGATCGTGCTCCGCGGCGACGGGGACCTGAGCCGGCTCACCGACCTCGGCACCGAGAGCGAGGGGCCAGTCCTGGCCGTACTGAGCGGCGCGGTCCTCGCTTACTACTCCTTCGTCGGCTTCGAGACCTCCGTCAACGTGGCCGAGGAGACGCGCGACCCCCGCCGCTCCTATCCGCGGGCCCTGTTCGGCGCGCTGATCACCGCGGGCGCCGTCTATGCCCTGGTCGGCGCCGCGGCCGCGGCCGCCGTGCCGACGGAGAAGCTGGCCGAGTCCAGCGGGCCGCTGCTCGAAGTCGTCCGCACCGCCGGTGGTGTTCCCACCTGGCTCTTCAGCGCCATCGCGCTGGTCGCCGTCGCCAACGGAGCGCTGCTGACCGGCATCATGTCCTCGCGGCTGGCCTACGGCATGGCCCGTGACGGGCTGCTGCCACGCTTCCTGACGGCCGTGCTTCCGGGGCGGCGCACCCCCTGGGCGGCGATCGCGGCGACGACCGCCCTCTCGCTGCTGCTCGCGCTGACCGGCGACGTCTCCACGCTCGCCTCGACCCTGGTCCTGCTGCTCCTCGTGGTCTTCTTCCTGGTCAACACGTCGCTGCTGGTCCTGCGCCGCGACCCCGGGCGCCCCGGGCACTTCAGGGCCCCGACCGCCGTGCCCCTCCTCGGTGCCGCCTCCTGCGTGGGGCTCGCGACTCAGATCGAGGGCGACGTCTGGCTACGGGGGCTCGCGGTCCTCGCCGTGGGCGCCGCCCTCGGGGCAGTCGCCGCGCTGCGGCTGCGCCGGGCCGACTGA
- a CDS encoding SDR family oxidoreductase: protein MSNGNNTSTSGTESPVTFITGGSSGIGAETVRRLLGLGHRVAATGRSAKKLAVLAEEMDAGERLLTFEGDAGDWEHVSAAVEETVRTFGRLDHAIANAGYSADAHVETGDPEKWRGMVLTNVLGPALLVKAVLPALKESQGRIVLIGSVAGYKNTPGNLYSMTKWAVTGLAENVRMLTTGYGVGTTLIAPGRVLTPFWDERPGGAAAAGPMITAEQLVDTLVWAISQPRGVDVNTLVVRPLGQSN, encoded by the coding sequence ATGAGCAACGGCAACAACACGTCCACCAGCGGTACCGAATCGCCCGTCACCTTCATCACCGGCGGGTCCAGCGGGATCGGCGCGGAGACCGTACGCAGGCTCCTCGGCCTCGGGCACCGGGTCGCCGCGACCGGGCGCAGCGCCAAGAAGCTGGCCGTGCTGGCCGAGGAGATGGACGCGGGGGAGCGGCTGCTGACGTTCGAGGGGGACGCGGGGGACTGGGAGCACGTGTCGGCGGCGGTCGAGGAGACCGTACGCACCTTCGGCCGGCTCGACCACGCCATCGCGAACGCCGGGTACTCGGCCGACGCCCACGTCGAGACCGGCGACCCGGAGAAGTGGCGCGGGATGGTCCTGACGAACGTGCTGGGTCCCGCGCTGCTCGTCAAGGCGGTGCTCCCGGCGCTGAAGGAGTCGCAGGGCCGGATCGTGCTCATCGGCAGCGTGGCCGGATACAAGAACACGCCCGGCAACCTCTACTCGATGACCAAGTGGGCGGTGACCGGCCTCGCGGAGAACGTCCGCATGCTCACCACCGGGTACGGCGTCGGCACGACGCTGATCGCACCGGGCCGGGTGCTCACCCCGTTCTGGGACGAGCGCCCCGGCGGAGCGGCGGCGGCCGGTCCGATGATCACCGCCGAGCAGTTGGTGGACACGCTCGTCTGGGCGATCTCGCAGCCGCGCGGCGTCGACGTGAACACGCTGGTGGTCCGGCCGCTCGGCCAGTCGAACTGA
- a CDS encoding SigB/SigF/SigG family RNA polymerase sigma factor, whose translation MAGARQTAPAPDRDRPTGTAAFHRLRALPDGPEKDELRRATVCAWLPMAHRLASRFRDRGEPLDDLRQVAAIGLVKAVDRYDPARGKAFETYAIPTVVGELKRHFRDHTWDVHVPRRVQDLRNQVRVARRDLAQTLGGRLPTEAEIAAVTGLGAEDVRAGLEALDSYRTLSLDAEMPGAKDGSCLADTLGLCDHALDVAVDREAVKPGLRSLPERERTILYLRFFRDMTQDRIAETLGLSQMHVSRLIARCCEEVRRQALQEAGQAA comes from the coding sequence ATGGCCGGTGCCCGACAGACTGCCCCCGCACCCGACCGGGACCGGCCGACGGGAACGGCGGCCTTCCACCGCCTGCGGGCCCTGCCCGACGGCCCCGAGAAGGACGAACTGCGCCGCGCGACCGTCTGCGCCTGGCTCCCCATGGCCCACCGGCTGGCCTCCCGCTTCCGCGACCGCGGTGAGCCACTGGACGATCTGCGCCAGGTGGCGGCGATCGGCCTCGTCAAGGCGGTGGACCGGTACGACCCGGCGCGCGGCAAGGCGTTCGAGACGTACGCCATCCCCACCGTGGTCGGCGAACTCAAGCGCCACTTCCGCGACCACACCTGGGACGTCCATGTGCCGCGCCGGGTCCAGGACCTGCGCAATCAGGTACGGGTGGCCCGCCGCGACCTCGCCCAGACGCTGGGCGGGCGGCTGCCGACCGAGGCGGAGATCGCGGCCGTCACGGGACTTGGCGCCGAGGACGTCCGGGCCGGTCTGGAGGCCCTGGACAGCTACCGCACGCTGTCGCTGGACGCCGAGATGCCCGGGGCCAAGGACGGGTCCTGCCTCGCCGACACCCTGGGGCTGTGCGACCACGCGCTGGACGTAGCGGTCGACCGCGAGGCCGTGAAGCCGGGGCTGCGCAGCCTGCCGGAGCGTGAGCGCACCATCCTCTACCTGCGGTTCTTCCGCGACATGACACAGGACCGGATCGCCGAGACGCTGGGCCTCTCGCAGATGCACGTCTCCCGGCTGATCGCCCGGTGCTGCGAGGAGGTGCGCAGACAGGCGCTCCAGGAGGCCGGTCAGGCGGCCTAG
- a CDS encoding glycosyltransferase: MMPEPTPRFARIALVSAHTGPLPQPDGPDLDGQSVYVAQLAACLAGRGHDVTLYTRRDRPDRPTLVRTASGVKVVHVPAGPPVPVPKDELLTWMPEFGAYLARIWRLNRPDVVHAHFWTSGAAALTGARGAGIPVVQTFHTLGTTERRHRGGEDAGPPERADLETRIAREVHRTLATSADEMNELLALGVPRARITVVPCGVDTGHYAPVPLADRPTGAAFRLLSVGRLDPRQGFDRAIEALSGIPGAELLIAGGPDAQLLFADPEAERLRKAAARYGVAERVRLLGHVPRALMPHLMSSADLLVSLPRHAPSALVPIEAMACGTPVVATAVGGQTDAVVDGVTGTLVQPSDDETHDLAATIRGLLGDPARLARYGAAARTHALARFSWDEVTDAVCQVYADIARTPRVRETGPLSPA; this comes from the coding sequence ATGATGCCGGAGCCCACTCCGCGATTCGCCCGGATCGCCCTGGTGTCCGCGCACACGGGGCCGCTGCCGCAACCGGACGGTCCCGACCTCGACGGGCAGAGCGTGTACGTGGCCCAGCTCGCCGCGTGCCTGGCGGGGCGGGGACACGACGTCACCCTCTACACCCGCCGTGACCGGCCCGACCGCCCGACCCTGGTCCGCACCGCTTCGGGGGTGAAGGTCGTCCACGTACCGGCGGGCCCGCCCGTTCCGGTGCCGAAGGACGAACTGCTCACGTGGATGCCGGAGTTCGGCGCGTACTTGGCCAGGATCTGGCGGCTCAACCGGCCCGACGTCGTCCACGCGCACTTCTGGACGTCCGGCGCGGCCGCCCTGACCGGGGCCCGGGGCGCGGGTATCCCCGTCGTCCAGACCTTCCACACGCTCGGCACGACGGAACGGCGTCACCGGGGCGGCGAGGACGCCGGGCCGCCCGAGCGCGCCGACCTGGAGACCCGGATCGCCCGTGAGGTCCACCGCACCCTCGCGACCAGCGCGGACGAGATGAACGAGCTGCTGGCGCTCGGCGTGCCCCGGGCCCGGATCACTGTCGTGCCCTGCGGTGTCGACACCGGGCACTACGCCCCCGTGCCGCTCGCCGACCGGCCGACCGGGGCCGCCTTCCGGCTGCTGTCCGTCGGCCGGCTCGACCCCCGGCAGGGGTTCGACCGGGCCATCGAGGCGCTGTCCGGCATCCCCGGCGCCGAACTGCTCATCGCCGGCGGCCCGGACGCACAGCTCCTGTTCGCGGACCCGGAGGCCGAACGCCTGCGCAAGGCCGCCGCCCGGTACGGGGTCGCCGAGCGGGTACGGCTCCTCGGCCATGTGCCGCGGGCTCTGATGCCGCACCTCATGTCCAGCGCGGACCTGCTCGTGTCCCTGCCCCGCCACGCGCCGTCCGCCCTCGTCCCCATCGAGGCGATGGCCTGCGGCACCCCGGTCGTGGCCACGGCCGTCGGCGGTCAGACGGACGCGGTGGTCGACGGGGTCACCGGCACGCTCGTGCAGCCGTCCGACGACGAGACGCACGACCTCGCCGCGACGATCCGGGGCCTGCTCGGCGACCCCGCCCGGCTGGCTCGCTACGGGGCCGCCGCCCGCACCCACGCGCTCGCGCGGTTCTCCTGGGACGAGGTGACGGACGCCGTCTGCCAGGTCTACGCGGACATCGCCCGTACACCCCGGGTCCGGGAGACGGGCCCGCTGAGCCCGGCCTGA
- a CDS encoding VOC family protein, producing MPSLDWKTPVAGAPCWVSLTTHDLGAARTFYARVMGWEFHDSSLGDDFVLASAHGRPVAGIGCPAGGPPPAWIPYFAVPGADVTADRIRERGATLAVGPLPLGEGRAAIAADREGAVFGFWEGPAPVWADGPRAPARVDLQSRHAFEAAIFYAEVFGWAKPRSRCAVDYAEDRVLVQAGGHTVVTLRGGGVENATDARVRARWIVDFLVPDSERTAQAAVAAGGEATPVEGVPGTAFVLRDPEGALFTVSDR from the coding sequence ATGCCGAGTCTGGACTGGAAGACACCCGTCGCGGGAGCGCCCTGCTGGGTGAGTCTCACGACCCACGATCTGGGGGCCGCGCGGACTTTCTACGCCCGGGTGATGGGCTGGGAGTTCCATGACAGCAGCCTGGGCGACGATTTCGTACTGGCGTCCGCGCATGGCAGGCCGGTCGCCGGCATCGGATGCCCGGCCGGTGGACCGCCTCCGGCGTGGATCCCGTACTTCGCCGTGCCGGGCGCCGACGTCACGGCCGACCGCATCCGGGAGCGCGGGGCGACGCTCGCCGTGGGCCCGCTGCCGCTGGGCGAGGGGCGGGCGGCGATCGCCGCCGACCGGGAGGGGGCCGTCTTCGGCTTCTGGGAGGGCCCGGCGCCCGTCTGGGCCGACGGGCCGCGCGCCCCGGCCAGGGTGGATCTCCAGTCGCGCCACGCCTTCGAGGCGGCGATCTTCTACGCGGAGGTCTTCGGCTGGGCGAAGCCGCGGAGCAGGTGCGCCGTCGATTACGCGGAGGACCGCGTCCTCGTACAAGCGGGCGGACACACCGTGGTGACGCTGCGTGGCGGCGGGGTGGAGAACGCGACGGACGCCCGGGTACGGGCGCGCTGGATCGTGGACTTCCTGGTGCCCGACAGTGAGCGGACGGCGCAGGCAGCGGTGGCCGCCGGGGGCGAGGCGACGCCGGTGGAGGGGGTGCCGGGGACCGCGTTCGTGCTCCGCGATCCGGAGGGCGCGCTCTTCACGGTCTCGGACCGCTGA
- a CDS encoding class II glutamine amidotransferase yields MCRWLAYSGTSVVLSDLLYKPEHSLIDQSLHSTMGVETTNGDGFGVGWYGPEQKTPAIIRDTGPAWNNRNLREIAGHIRSPLFFAHVRASTGTAIQETNCHPFRHGRWMWMHNGAIADFHRLRRDLSLALDPALFSALEGSTDSEVMFYLALTFGLDQDVPGAVARMAGLIERVGRDEGVENPLQMTIAVSDGERLWSFRYSSLGKSRSLFYSSRAETVRALHPDSDFLRGVSDSTRLVVSEPLGGLPGVWKEVPESSYGVVQPGEDEFRPFAPEPV; encoded by the coding sequence ATGTGCCGATGGCTGGCCTATTCCGGTACGAGTGTCGTGCTCAGCGATCTCCTCTACAAGCCGGAGCACTCGCTCATCGATCAGAGCCTGCACTCCACCATGGGCGTGGAGACGACCAACGGGGACGGATTCGGGGTCGGTTGGTACGGGCCCGAGCAAAAGACGCCCGCGATCATCCGCGATACCGGACCCGCCTGGAACAACCGCAATCTGCGGGAGATCGCGGGCCACATCCGCTCGCCGTTGTTCTTCGCCCATGTGCGGGCGTCCACGGGGACGGCCATCCAGGAGACCAACTGCCACCCCTTCCGGCACGGCCGCTGGATGTGGATGCACAACGGTGCGATCGCGGACTTCCACCGGCTGCGGCGCGATCTCTCCCTGGCGCTCGACCCGGCCCTGTTCTCGGCCCTGGAGGGGTCCACGGACTCCGAGGTGATGTTCTACCTCGCGCTGACGTTCGGGCTCGACCAGGACGTGCCCGGCGCCGTGGCCCGGATGGCCGGACTGATCGAACGCGTGGGTCGCGACGAAGGGGTGGAGAATCCGCTCCAGATGACCATCGCGGTGTCCGACGGCGAGCGGCTGTGGTCGTTCCGCTATTCGAGTCTCGGCAAGTCGCGCTCGCTGTTCTACAGCAGCAGGGCCGAGACCGTGCGTGCCCTCCACCCGGACTCCGACTTCCTGCGGGGCGTGTCCGACAGCACCCGCCTGGTGGTGTCGGAACCCCTGGGCGGTCTGCCCGGCGTGTGGAAAGAGGTGCCGGAGAGCAGCTACGGGGTCGTGCAGCCGGGCGAGGACGAGTTCCGGCCCTTCGCGCCCGAGCCCGTGTGA
- a CDS encoding catalase, with protein sequence MSDNEIPGAPGPEPATVEEPTKPRGPLPPKHDQRGPETVSPTGQPTGADQDKVAQGGAYLTTAQGARLYETDHSLKAGPRGPVLLQDHHLREKITHFDHERIPERVVHARGAAAHGVFRGYGAAAGITKAAFLAEGVETPVFVRFSTVLGSRGSADTVRDTRGFATKFYTDEGVFDLVGNNIPVFFIQDAIKFPDVIHAGKPHPDREIPQAQSAHDTFWDFVTLHTEATHHTLWNMSDRGIPRSYRMMEGFGVHTFRLVNAEGATTLVKFHWKPKLGVHSQVWEEAQIACGMDPDFHRRDLADAIEAGAFPQWELGVQTFPDTEDQMFEGIDLLDPTKIVPEELAPVRPIGLMTLNANPSNYFAETEQVAFHVGHLVPGIDVTNDALMQGRLFSYVDTQITRLGGPNFAQLPINRTHAPVNDMLRDGMHQTAVHRGVAPYRPNSLDGGCPFTAGADTGAYIEVPVEVPAARKVRDAAASFDDHFSQARLFWLSMTPTEREHITAAYTFELGKCWDQAVKERGLRVLANIDPQLCAHVAEGLGLPAPEATVPLTSPEPSPALSQLGRTWPVDGRVVGIVTDGESGLDAVREARGAVLDAGMVPLVIAPSGGKLGPESDPVTVQRTFTTARSIEFDAIVLVGAPAPAPDAYGARDAKTDDGARSTGVDPRVLLLVTEAFRHGKAVGACGEGATVLEKAGLASDAPGVVAGGAASTVLDGVTELLAGHRAWDRFTPAL encoded by the coding sequence GTGAGCGACAACGAGATCCCCGGCGCTCCCGGTCCCGAGCCCGCCACGGTCGAAGAGCCCACGAAGCCGCGCGGGCCGCTGCCGCCCAAGCACGACCAGCGCGGTCCGGAGACCGTGAGCCCGACCGGGCAGCCGACCGGCGCCGACCAGGACAAGGTGGCTCAGGGCGGTGCCTACCTCACCACCGCTCAGGGTGCCCGGCTGTACGAGACCGACCACTCGCTGAAGGCCGGCCCCCGCGGCCCGGTGCTGCTCCAGGACCACCACCTGCGGGAGAAGATCACCCACTTCGACCACGAGCGCATCCCGGAGCGGGTGGTGCACGCCCGCGGTGCCGCCGCCCACGGTGTCTTCCGGGGGTACGGGGCGGCGGCGGGCATCACGAAGGCCGCGTTCCTCGCCGAGGGCGTCGAGACGCCGGTCTTCGTACGCTTCTCCACCGTGCTCGGCTCGCGGGGTTCCGCCGACACGGTGCGCGACACCAGGGGCTTCGCGACGAAGTTCTACACCGACGAGGGCGTCTTCGACCTGGTCGGCAACAACATCCCGGTCTTCTTCATCCAGGACGCGATCAAGTTCCCCGACGTCATCCACGCGGGAAAGCCGCACCCGGACCGGGAGATCCCGCAGGCGCAGAGCGCCCACGACACGTTCTGGGACTTCGTCACCCTGCACACCGAGGCGACCCACCACACCCTGTGGAACATGTCGGACCGGGGCATCCCGCGTTCGTACCGGATGATGGAGGGCTTCGGCGTCCACACCTTCCGGCTGGTCAACGCCGAGGGCGCGACCACGCTGGTGAAGTTCCACTGGAAGCCGAAGCTGGGCGTGCACTCGCAGGTGTGGGAGGAGGCCCAGATCGCCTGCGGCATGGACCCGGACTTCCACCGCCGGGACCTGGCCGACGCGATCGAGGCGGGCGCCTTCCCCCAGTGGGAGCTGGGGGTGCAGACGTTCCCGGACACCGAGGACCAGATGTTCGAGGGCATCGACCTGCTCGACCCGACGAAGATCGTGCCGGAGGAGCTGGCGCCGGTCCGCCCGATCGGGCTGATGACGCTGAACGCCAACCCGTCGAACTACTTCGCCGAGACGGAGCAGGTCGCCTTCCACGTCGGCCATCTGGTGCCGGGCATCGACGTCACCAACGACGCGCTGATGCAGGGGCGCCTCTTCTCGTACGTCGACACCCAGATCACCCGGCTCGGTGGGCCCAACTTCGCCCAGCTGCCGATCAACCGCACGCACGCGCCCGTCAACGACATGCTGCGCGACGGCATGCACCAGACGGCGGTGCACCGGGGCGTGGCCCCGTACCGGCCCAACTCCCTGGACGGCGGCTGCCCGTTCACCGCCGGTGCGGACACGGGCGCCTACATCGAGGTGCCCGTCGAGGTCCCGGCGGCCCGGAAGGTGCGGGACGCGGCGGCCTCGTTCGACGACCACTTCAGCCAGGCCCGGCTGTTCTGGCTGAGCATGACGCCCACCGAGCGGGAGCACATCACCGCCGCGTACACCTTCGAGCTCGGCAAGTGCTGGGACCAGGCGGTCAAGGAGCGTGGGCTCCGGGTGCTCGCCAACATCGACCCGCAGCTGTGCGCGCACGTCGCCGAGGGCCTGGGTCTGCCGGCGCCGGAGGCGACCGTGCCGCTGACCTCCCCGGAGCCGAGCCCCGCGCTGTCCCAGCTGGGGCGCACCTGGCCGGTCGACGGGCGGGTCGTCGGCATCGTCACGGACGGCGAGAGCGGCCTGGACGCCGTACGGGAGGCGCGCGGCGCGGTCCTCGACGCCGGGATGGTCCCCCTGGTCATCGCGCCCTCGGGCGGAAAGCTGGGCCCCGAAAGCGACCCGGTGACCGTGCAGCGCACGTTCACCACCGCCCGGTCGATCGAGTTCGACGCCATCGTGCTGGTGGGGGCGCCCGCCCCGGCCCCGGACGCCTACGGGGCACGTGACGCCAAGACCGACGACGGGGCCCGGTCCACCGGTGTGGACCCGCGCGTCCTGCTGCTGGTCACCGAGGCGTTCCGGCACGGCAAGGCCGTCGGGGCGTGCGGCGAGGGGGCGACGGTGCTGGAGAAGGCCGGTCTGGCCTCGGACGCCCCGGGGGTCGTGGCGGGCGGCGCCGCGTCCACGGTGCTGGACGGCGTCACGGAACTCCTCGCAGGTCACCGCGCCTGGGACCGCTTCACGCCCGCGCTCTGA
- a CDS encoding YrdB family protein, whose amino-acid sequence MAGRPWWAANELLAFLLEVAALACLFWWGFALADNLALQLLTGTAVLAAAVVLWGLFAAPRARFRPPLAGVLAVKALVLGGGALALYGVGHPVAAAVLGAVVVVNTALAETFRRRVAPAA is encoded by the coding sequence GTGGCCGGGCGGCCCTGGTGGGCTGCCAACGAGCTGCTCGCGTTCCTGCTGGAGGTGGCGGCGCTGGCCTGCCTCTTTTGGTGGGGCTTCGCCCTGGCGGACAACCTGGCCCTCCAACTGCTCACCGGCACCGCCGTCCTCGCCGCGGCCGTCGTGCTGTGGGGTCTGTTCGCCGCACCACGCGCCCGGTTCCGCCCGCCGCTCGCGGGGGTCCTGGCGGTGAAGGCCCTGGTGCTCGGCGGGGGAGCCCTCGCGCTGTACGGGGTCGGGCACCCGGTCGCCGCTGCGGTGCTGGGTGCCGTCGTCGTGGTCAATACGGCCCTGGCGGAAACCTTCCGGCGCCGCGTCGCGCCCGCCGCCTGA